The nucleotide sequence AGGCCAGCAGAACACCGTCCCTGGGCCAATCCCTTCCGGCGGCGGGGATCCCGGCCTGGGAACGTCGATTCCTGATTTAAAAAATGAGATTCCGCGTTGGGGATTTGCCAAGCCCCCCGGCAGCCTGCTCAATGGTATTTTCCCACGATGACCGTCGTTACCCCGACCGATCTGCTCGCCGCCATTGAGGCTGACCTGCGCGGCAACATCCTGCCGTTCTGGATCAAGCAGGTGGCCAACCGGCCTGCCCGCACGTTTCACGGCGCGCTCAGCAATGATCTGACCGTCGACCCGGCCGTCGAGCGCGGCGCGTTGTTGACGTCCCGCATCCTCTGGACCTACGCCGCCGCGCTGCGCCAGTATGGCGACGCGGCGTATCGCGCCATGGCCGACCTCGCGCACGAGGATCTCATGGCGCACTATCACGACGCCGGGCAGGGCGGGTTCTATTGGTCGATCGCTGCCGACGGTGCGGTCCTGCGTGACCGCAAGCAGGTCTACGGGCAGGCCTTCGCCATTTACGCCCTGAGCGAATACCATGCGGCGACCGGCCTGCGGGCCCCGCTTGACCAGGCCATCACGGTCTTCCAGCTGCTGGAGCGTCACGCGCGCGAGCCGGCCCACGGGGGCTACCTCGAGGCCTTCGCCCGCGACTGGTCGCCGATCACCGACATGCGGCTCAGTGCGGTGGACCAGAACGATCCCAAGTCCCAGAACACGATGCTCCATGTGATGGAGGCCTACACGCGGCTCCTCAACGTGTGGCCCGATCCCGGCCTGCGCCGCGCGCTGCGCGAGATCGTGGAACTGATGCTCACGCGCATCGTGGACGCCCGGACCGCCCATCTCGGGCTCTTCTTCACCGTGGACTGGCGGCGGACCTCGGACCGCATCTCCTATGGCCACGACATCGAGGCGGCCTGGCTGCTCACGCGCGCCGCCGCGGCCCTGGGCGAGCCGGCAGTGACCGCCCGGACCGAGGCCCTCGCGCTCCGGATCGCCGAGGTGACGCTGGCCGAGGGAACCGACACGGACGGCGCGATCTTCAACCTCGGCGACCCCACCGGCATCATCGACCCCAGCAAAGAGTGGTGGCCGCAGGCCGAGGCCGTGGTCGGCTTCCTCGAGGCTTTCCGGATTTCCGGGGAGGCCCGCTACCTCGCGGCCGCGGCCAAGACCTGGGGCTTCATCGCCACGCGCCTGATCGACCGGCAGCAGGGCGAGTGGTTTCGCGGCGTGACCCGCGAGGGGGTGGTGAACCCGGCGTTCGAGAAGGTCAGCTTCTGGAAATGTCCCTACCACAACGGCCGCCTGGGCCTCGAGGCCGTCGCCCGCCTGGGGATGGCCGCCACCGCCGGGTAATCCGGTTTCATGCCCTTGGCCGGATCGCCCCTGCGCAAAGAATCTTAATTTAGAACGGCCCCTCCTCCTGTTCAGTCCGGGTCGCACCCGCTAATCTTCTCCTTCCCCTGATGAAAAAGAAATCCCTCCTCCCCAAGATCAAGGCCCCGGCCGCGTGGACCAAGC is from Lacunisphaera limnophila and encodes:
- a CDS encoding AGE family epimerase/isomerase, whose protein sequence is MTVVTPTDLLAAIEADLRGNILPFWIKQVANRPARTFHGALSNDLTVDPAVERGALLTSRILWTYAAALRQYGDAAYRAMADLAHEDLMAHYHDAGQGGFYWSIAADGAVLRDRKQVYGQAFAIYALSEYHAATGLRAPLDQAITVFQLLERHAREPAHGGYLEAFARDWSPITDMRLSAVDQNDPKSQNTMLHVMEAYTRLLNVWPDPGLRRALREIVELMLTRIVDARTAHLGLFFTVDWRRTSDRISYGHDIEAAWLLTRAAAALGEPAVTARTEALALRIAEVTLAEGTDTDGAIFNLGDPTGIIDPSKEWWPQAEAVVGFLEAFRISGEARYLAAAAKTWGFIATRLIDRQQGEWFRGVTREGVVNPAFEKVSFWKCPYHNGRLGLEAVARLGMAATAG